From the Rhizobium leguminosarum bv. trifolii WSM1325 genome, one window contains:
- a CDS encoding major facilitator superfamily MFS_1 (PFAM: major facilitator superfamily MFS_1~KEGG: MFS permease), translating into MEQGARVYAVGGPTAAHGFEYSTDAWRVLGALWVVVLLVVAVPSAGISVINAQMIADLDLDRSVFGLGFGMFVMMMGFQGPIVAMLMQKFGYQRTVTVGCFVLLIGSVIMATLVNTGWQYVLAFGVIVGTGVCVGGMLPAQSAIARWFHVRRALAVSVVLSAVEFGGFLSPPSLDRLLAASNNNWRLGWWVIAGLATVALLITRFALNERHVERLVAAHPTKIETSGETNVFKSQVHWLLREAVKTRAYWLILTYMSVAGVAWVFLMAHGVVHLQDIGYSSADTAMAMAITIVASFFGNMAAGFLGDRISPAIIAVASMVFVTLGFFLLVHPQGFTGILMYAAPAGIGYGASQVCVMALLGNYFGRESFPSMFGSMMPVSTLCAASGAAAAGAIFDQTGSYDLMFNIIVGLCVVGALAMLLASPPRPTRIDRDRAAEGVAQ; encoded by the coding sequence TTGGAACAGGGAGCGAGGGTGTACGCCGTCGGCGGACCGACGGCTGCACACGGTTTCGAATACAGCACCGACGCTTGGAGGGTTCTCGGCGCGCTTTGGGTGGTGGTGCTTTTGGTTGTGGCGGTGCCTAGCGCTGGCATTTCTGTCATCAATGCCCAAATGATCGCGGATCTCGATCTCGATCGATCCGTTTTCGGTCTAGGTTTTGGTATGTTCGTCATGATGATGGGCTTCCAAGGTCCGATCGTCGCGATGCTGATGCAAAAGTTCGGTTATCAGCGAACCGTCACGGTTGGCTGCTTCGTCTTGCTTATCGGGTCCGTTATCATGGCGACGCTGGTGAACACCGGCTGGCAGTACGTCCTTGCCTTCGGGGTGATCGTCGGCACCGGCGTTTGCGTCGGTGGCATGTTGCCTGCCCAGTCAGCCATAGCGCGATGGTTTCATGTTCGCCGCGCTCTTGCAGTTTCGGTCGTGCTTTCAGCCGTTGAGTTCGGGGGGTTCCTGTCGCCGCCGTCGCTCGATCGACTTCTGGCGGCCTCGAATAACAATTGGCGCCTCGGCTGGTGGGTGATCGCCGGTCTGGCCACCGTAGCCTTGCTCATCACTCGGTTCGCGCTGAACGAGCGCCACGTCGAACGGCTGGTGGCGGCACATCCGACAAAAATCGAGACATCGGGCGAGACGAATGTTTTCAAGAGCCAGGTTCACTGGCTCCTGAGGGAGGCCGTGAAGACGAGGGCCTACTGGCTCATCCTCACCTATATGAGCGTGGCCGGTGTGGCTTGGGTATTCCTGATGGCGCACGGGGTCGTCCACCTGCAGGATATCGGCTACTCGTCGGCAGACACGGCCATGGCGATGGCAATCACAATTGTCGCCTCCTTCTTCGGCAATATGGCGGCCGGATTTTTGGGAGACCGCATATCGCCGGCGATCATTGCCGTGGCCAGTATGGTGTTTGTCACGCTTGGCTTCTTTCTGCTGGTCCATCCGCAAGGCTTCACAGGGATATTGATGTATGCCGCACCCGCGGGGATCGGTTACGGCGCTTCGCAGGTCTGCGTCATGGCACTGCTTGGCAATTACTTCGGCCGGGAATCCTTCCCGTCGATGTTCGGTTCCATGATGCCGGTTTCCACCCTATGCGCCGCATCGGGAGCGGCCGCGGCCGGAGCCATTTTCGACCAGACCGGATCCTATGACTTGATGTTCAACATCATCGTCGGCCTTTGCGTCGTTGGCGCGCTTGCCATGCTGCTCGCCTCGCCTCCAAGGCCGACAAGAATCGATAGAGATCGCGCAGCTGAGGGGGTCGCGCAATGA
- a CDS encoding Glyoxalase/bleomycin resistance protein/dioxygenase (PFAM: Glyoxalase/bleomycin resistance protein/dioxygenase~KEGG: oxidoreductase): MTYLIRQMGHVVISSPDPLGAANDICNVVGLRITEQDGDTVYLSSNDRHHEVTYVKGDGKAVACGLEAVSPGAVDEVKRRALSDGLAVLDDRPLGRHYDKAVRLVAPGGAIFEVHTPIARNQPRRHNYSTPGARPRRIEHINAFAPDTQAFGEFCEKVLGMKLSDQTGEDGLRWYRAEDGFHHTIAMGPGKSGLHHYAFDLHSLEDLAAIADNLTLKDRALVWGPGRHGAGGNIFTYYADPHGCLVENSIELERIDNDATYEPRTWDISEGLAGRWLNLWGTPPTPGFLCPGIPFSPDV; this comes from the coding sequence ATGACTTACTTAATTCGACAAATGGGGCATGTGGTCATCTCCTCGCCCGATCCGCTTGGTGCGGCAAACGACATATGCAATGTAGTCGGCCTTCGCATTACGGAACAGGATGGGGATACGGTCTATCTCTCGAGCAATGACCGGCATCACGAGGTGACCTACGTCAAGGGTGACGGCAAGGCGGTTGCCTGCGGGCTAGAGGCCGTCAGCCCCGGTGCCGTCGACGAAGTGAAGCGAAGGGCGTTGTCCGACGGCCTCGCCGTACTCGACGACAGGCCGCTCGGCAGACACTACGATAAGGCCGTACGCCTCGTCGCCCCCGGAGGCGCGATCTTTGAGGTCCACACGCCGATCGCCCGCAATCAGCCGCGTCGCCACAATTATTCGACGCCCGGAGCGCGCCCCCGCCGTATCGAGCACATCAACGCCTTCGCGCCGGATACCCAAGCCTTTGGTGAGTTCTGCGAAAAGGTTCTCGGCATGAAGCTCTCCGACCAGACTGGGGAAGATGGCTTGCGTTGGTACCGAGCCGAAGATGGGTTTCACCACACGATAGCCATGGGGCCGGGCAAGAGCGGGCTACACCACTATGCTTTCGACCTCCACTCGCTCGAAGATCTCGCGGCAATCGCCGACAACCTGACTCTTAAAGACAGGGCACTGGTCTGGGGACCGGGCCGTCACGGCGCTGGTGGGAACATCTTCACGTACTACGCCGACCCTCACGGTTGCCTGGTGGAAAATTCCATCGAGCTCGAGCGCATCGACAACGATGCGACCTACGAGCCAAGGACTTGGGACATTTCCGAAGGCTTGGCCGGTCGCTGGCTTAATCTGTGGGGCACGCCTCCCACGCCAGGCTTCCTGTGCCCGGGCATCCCATTCAGTCCAGACGTTTGA
- a CDS encoding flavin reductase domain protein FMN-binding (PFAM: flavin reductase domain protein FMN-binding~KEGG: flavoprotein oxidoreductase): MGLECIAAPPALPCSPNSATYPAKNELKDAFGRLPSGVVIVTSISTDGRFTGATVSSFSSLSFDPPLVVLGLAQRSKTLQAILQSTRFAAHIVSEPNRALALRFASDRDDKFEGLSSTLSQNGVPLLPGFNTSIECILDSSQTAGDHQLLIGRVLSTAIDDEVGSPVAWFRRDFHSCLPFAAA; encoded by the coding sequence ATGGGATTAGAGTGTATCGCGGCTCCGCCGGCGCTCCCTTGCTCGCCAAATTCAGCAACTTATCCGGCAAAGAACGAGTTGAAAGATGCTTTCGGTCGTCTGCCCTCCGGGGTCGTGATCGTAACAAGCATCTCCACAGATGGCCGGTTCACAGGCGCGACCGTTAGTTCTTTCAGTTCGCTTTCCTTTGACCCACCTTTGGTCGTATTGGGTCTGGCGCAAAGGTCAAAGACGCTGCAGGCGATTTTGCAATCGACGCGGTTTGCCGCCCACATTGTTTCCGAACCGAATCGCGCACTCGCTCTGAGGTTCGCATCCGATCGGGATGACAAGTTCGAAGGGTTGTCCTCCACGCTATCCCAGAATGGAGTTCCTCTCCTACCGGGGTTCAACACAAGCATCGAATGCATCTTGGACAGTTCCCAGACGGCCGGAGACCACCAGCTTTTGATCGGCCGAGTTCTTTCCACAGCGATTGATGACGAGGTCGGCTCGCCGGTGGCGTGGTTTCGCAGAGACTTCCATTCGTGCCTGCCTTTTGCGGCTGCGTGA
- a CDS encoding protein of unknown function DUF1486 (PFAM: protein of unknown function DUF1486~KEGG: hypothetical protein) codes for MAQENDQQLERNKHLVREFYRRVFDGQNAEVAKDFVTEDYLQHCNHIPSGLSGFEGFVRAIFPNGPVPEPAEMRIPPAFILAEADMVVVAAYLPQPEPDGSGRTYDYFIFDAFRVRGDKLSEHWSSVNKIAPPKH; via the coding sequence ATGGCACAAGAAAACGATCAACAACTCGAGCGCAACAAGCACTTGGTTCGAGAATTTTACCGCCGGGTGTTCGATGGCCAAAATGCCGAAGTCGCGAAAGACTTCGTGACCGAGGACTATCTCCAGCATTGCAACCACATCCCCAGTGGCCTTTCCGGTTTCGAGGGCTTCGTGAGGGCGATTTTCCCGAACGGGCCGGTGCCCGAACCAGCGGAGATGCGGATTCCGCCGGCGTTCATCCTCGCCGAAGCAGACATGGTTGTCGTCGCCGCCTATCTGCCTCAACCGGAACCCGACGGCAGCGGCAGGACCTACGATTACTTCATCTTCGATGCCTTCCGCGTTCGCGGCGACAAGCTCTCCGAGCACTGGAGCAGCGTGAACAAAATTGCACCGCCCAAGCATTGA
- a CDS encoding Acyl-CoA dehydrogenase type 2 domain protein (PFAM: Acyl-CoA dehydrogenase type 2 domain~KEGG: indole dioxygenase): MNMTMKLSEHSVASNVLESPYSSAIGRSIRQKAADLAPLLRREALEGEKLGALTHESLQALSDIGAFRLTLPIDFGGYALGARDVVEIVSEIGRGDGAAGWMVFVAGGLRNIISFPDEAVQEIFDDGQSWVGPLAAGASIFATKVGSARRVEGGWMVSGSWHFGSGCKHAKWIAVGVDYECAPGQTSRAMAILSAKQVTIIDNWHVMGMKATSSNSLTVDEEQFVPDRRFMDMREFPLRMDETRRRYSGLASKFGARGLMLLTNLTHMAIVLGMARGALECYVEMVKKQQPFNLPYPRVAEMASTQVCAGKAFAMIKMAEAVAYRNADILDRHAVEGIEITAEQEQAMTMEAVYATNSLDGVLSMLQISVGSTTANETNPVQRFARDVRVALLHGAVRLDPTAENFGRLLMGIDPFPMFAGGLPDRSKQAPAA, from the coding sequence GTGAACATGACCATGAAGCTTTCTGAGCATTCGGTGGCATCGAATGTGCTCGAATCACCGTATTCGAGTGCAATCGGTCGCAGCATTCGGCAAAAAGCCGCGGATCTCGCGCCCCTCCTTCGCCGAGAGGCATTGGAGGGCGAAAAACTCGGTGCCTTGACGCACGAAAGCTTGCAGGCACTCAGTGATATTGGTGCATTTCGCCTCACGCTACCAATCGATTTCGGCGGCTACGCGCTCGGCGCGCGTGATGTCGTCGAGATTGTCAGTGAGATCGGTCGCGGCGACGGCGCCGCCGGCTGGATGGTGTTCGTCGCGGGTGGCCTGCGCAACATCATCTCGTTTCCAGACGAAGCGGTTCAGGAAATTTTTGATGATGGACAAAGCTGGGTCGGCCCGCTCGCCGCCGGCGCCTCCATCTTCGCCACCAAGGTCGGCTCCGCGCGTCGTGTCGAGGGCGGCTGGATGGTTAGCGGTTCATGGCACTTCGGCAGCGGGTGCAAGCACGCGAAGTGGATAGCCGTCGGTGTCGACTATGAATGCGCGCCGGGGCAAACGAGCCGAGCGATGGCCATCCTTAGTGCGAAGCAGGTGACGATCATCGACAATTGGCACGTGATGGGAATGAAGGCGACATCGTCGAATAGTCTAACCGTCGACGAAGAGCAATTCGTTCCGGATCGCCGGTTCATGGACATGCGGGAGTTCCCGCTGAGGATGGACGAGACGCGTCGCCGCTACAGTGGTCTTGCAAGCAAGTTCGGCGCTCGCGGCCTTATGCTTCTTACCAATCTGACGCATATGGCGATCGTGCTGGGAATGGCTCGTGGCGCACTCGAATGTTATGTCGAGATGGTCAAGAAGCAGCAACCCTTCAATCTTCCCTATCCGCGCGTTGCGGAAATGGCCTCGACGCAGGTCTGCGCTGGCAAGGCCTTTGCCATGATAAAAATGGCGGAGGCGGTCGCCTATCGTAACGCCGATATTCTCGATCGCCATGCGGTCGAAGGGATCGAAATCACCGCCGAACAGGAGCAGGCGATGACGATGGAGGCCGTCTACGCGACGAACTCCCTCGATGGCGTGCTCAGCATGCTGCAAATCAGCGTCGGGTCGACGACCGCCAACGAGACCAATCCGGTGCAGCGATTTGCCCGGGATGTGCGTGTTGCTCTGCTGCATGGTGCCGTCCGCCTCGATCCGACAGCGGAAAATTTCGGGCGGTTGCTCATGGGAATCGATCCGTTCCCCATGTTTGCCGGCGGCCTGCCCGACCGCTCAAAACAAGCGCCTGCGGCGTAA
- a CDS encoding transcriptional regulator, MarR family (PFAM: regulatory protein MarR~SMART: regulatory protein MarR~KEGG: transcriptional regulator), producing the protein MFDSSDRPISQAQRVFDELVRQWELDFPGEDSSPIAIAMRIRHLHQLDQESLQVILAPFGLGVGDIDVLTHLSQGPEGRPIRPSDLADLCMVTTGAITGRLTKLEQRSYLKRVPHPSDKRTIYVEITDAGQELLNKTREEVARSSHLLQGIRALERSERRNLVETLAKLISILPS; encoded by the coding sequence ATGTTTGATAGCAGCGATCGACCAATTTCTCAGGCGCAACGGGTATTCGATGAACTTGTCCGGCAATGGGAACTTGATTTTCCCGGCGAGGATAGTTCACCGATAGCGATCGCCATGAGAATACGTCACCTTCATCAGTTGGATCAGGAATCTCTGCAGGTGATTCTCGCGCCGTTTGGCCTCGGAGTGGGCGACATTGACGTGCTCACACACCTCTCTCAAGGGCCAGAAGGCCGTCCCATTCGGCCGAGCGATCTGGCGGATCTTTGCATGGTCACCACCGGTGCCATCACGGGGCGGCTCACGAAACTGGAGCAGCGATCTTACTTGAAGCGCGTGCCGCATCCTTCGGATAAGCGGACCATATACGTTGAAATCACGGACGCCGGCCAGGAGCTTTTGAACAAGACGAGGGAGGAAGTTGCCAGGTCGTCGCACCTCCTTCAAGGCATTCGTGCTCTCGAGAGATCTGAACGGCGCAACCTAGTCGAAACATTGGCCAAGTTGATTTCCATTCTGCCTTCATGA
- a CDS encoding Carbohydrate-selective porin OprB (PFAM: Carbohydrate-selective porin OprB~KEGG: carbohydrate-selective porin; K07267 porin), whose product MRVRLSHLTIIALVTASSASAEDAGLAITVPPINPIGGVQEPVFIGPLSSTGKWLHDNGIDINLDYINIYQNAPSFGFERGSSANYGMFVFGATGNLTPDLRVKWVETINYPSFNTDNYLFDLSNSFFPVPVVDSRTDLTRLTVEADFLEDRLEIEAGRMGLGQDFMTRGYCGGLGCVNSTLAITLNMPGEGLSVWGARGEYHLTPNTAVGLGIIEDNADNWQEGSGWDWGRGDADGMIAIANLTHQESFFDDPNPLRFEIGAYHRSSRYEDALYNSGWGNPTFGPSPTIIEHQGTTGVYGQVRKVVWSAPDSGPIPENIALYGGLFHTFGDGQSYPWEAYAGIEYSGFWAENPLATIGASVHYLGLSEKRAEYERNARLFFSGIDEKQPRDTFMFDVHGSVGVFERGVLDLGAAYIVNPNTSVLSDYSTARQQDGFVLYATLAFDLGGGLGLSPLRRP is encoded by the coding sequence ATGCGCGTTCGACTGAGCCATCTGACAATCATTGCACTTGTGACTGCGTCGTCGGCTTCCGCGGAGGATGCGGGACTGGCGATCACCGTCCCGCCCATCAATCCAATAGGCGGCGTTCAGGAACCTGTATTCATCGGGCCACTGTCGTCGACCGGTAAATGGCTTCACGACAACGGCATCGATATCAACCTTGATTATATCAACATCTATCAAAACGCTCCCTCTTTTGGGTTCGAAAGAGGGTCCTCTGCGAACTATGGCATGTTTGTCTTCGGTGCCACCGGTAACCTGACGCCCGATCTAAGAGTGAAGTGGGTGGAGACGATAAATTATCCGTCGTTCAACACCGATAACTATCTGTTCGATCTATCAAACTCGTTTTTCCCAGTCCCGGTTGTCGACAGTCGAACCGACCTGACGCGCCTGACTGTGGAAGCTGATTTTCTCGAGGACCGGCTTGAAATAGAGGCGGGTCGAATGGGGCTCGGTCAAGACTTCATGACGCGGGGCTACTGCGGAGGGCTTGGATGTGTGAATTCGACGCTGGCGATAACCCTTAACATGCCGGGAGAGGGCCTTTCCGTTTGGGGCGCGCGCGGCGAATACCATCTCACCCCGAATACCGCAGTCGGCTTGGGTATAATTGAGGACAACGCAGACAACTGGCAAGAGGGAAGCGGCTGGGATTGGGGCAGAGGCGATGCTGATGGTATGATCGCGATTGCAAACCTTACGCACCAGGAGTCGTTCTTCGACGATCCCAATCCGTTGAGATTCGAGATAGGTGCCTACCACCGTTCATCGCGATACGAGGACGCGCTCTATAATTCCGGATGGGGAAATCCCACCTTCGGTCCCAGCCCGACGATCATCGAGCACCAAGGAACGACCGGAGTTTACGGGCAGGTTCGAAAGGTCGTCTGGAGCGCTCCCGACAGCGGTCCCATACCAGAGAATATCGCACTTTACGGTGGCTTGTTTCATACCTTCGGTGACGGTCAGTCCTATCCGTGGGAGGCCTATGCCGGGATCGAATATTCCGGTTTCTGGGCGGAGAACCCGCTCGCCACGATCGGCGCGTCCGTCCATTACCTCGGACTGAGCGAGAAGCGAGCTGAATATGAGCGAAACGCCCGGCTGTTCTTTTCCGGCATCGATGAAAAGCAGCCCCGGGATACGTTCATGTTCGACGTTCACGGAAGCGTGGGCGTCTTCGAGCGCGGTGTGCTCGATCTTGGCGCCGCCTACATCGTCAATCCCAACACGTCGGTCCTGAGTGACTATTCGACCGCCAGGCAGCAGGACGGATTTGTCTTATACGCGACGCTTGCGTTCGACCTCGGCGGAGGCCTTGGCCTCTCACCACTACGCCGGCCGTAG
- a CDS encoding Glutathione S-transferase domain protein (PFAM: Glutathione S-transferase domain~KEGG: attY; glutathione S-transferase) produces the protein MKLYQVPGACSTASRIVLEEAAIPIDLANVDLRSKILEDGTSYLDVNPKGQVPALVLDDGQILTEAAVIMQYVADQAPASGLLPPPGNFARYRVLEWTNYIATELHKTFSPLNRPNTPAEYRDQTRAMFLPRVFGVLDARLADSSYLAGETFTIADAYAFVVLGWAKKVELDLSAWPRIVAYLQRISERPSVQKILQGVSGH, from the coding sequence ATGAAGCTTTACCAAGTCCCCGGAGCCTGCTCCACCGCTTCCCGGATTGTATTGGAAGAGGCGGCGATTCCGATTGACCTCGCCAATGTCGATCTAAGGAGCAAGATCCTGGAGGACGGTACGAGCTACCTCGACGTCAATCCGAAGGGGCAGGTTCCGGCGCTTGTTCTCGACGACGGGCAAATCCTGACCGAAGCAGCTGTGATAATGCAATATGTTGCCGACCAGGCGCCAGCCTCTGGCCTTTTGCCACCACCAGGCAACTTCGCGCGCTATCGCGTGCTTGAGTGGACGAACTATATCGCCACGGAGTTGCACAAGACCTTTTCGCCGCTGAACCGGCCGAACACACCTGCCGAGTACCGTGACCAGACGAGGGCGATGTTCCTGCCGCGCGTATTCGGCGTCCTCGATGCCCGCCTCGCCGATAGTTCTTATCTTGCCGGTGAGACGTTCACGATCGCCGATGCCTACGCCTTCGTCGTGCTGGGTTGGGCCAAAAAGGTCGAGCTGGATCTGTCGGCTTGGCCGCGCATCGTCGCCTATCTCCAGCGGATCAGCGAGCGTCCCTCGGTGCAAAAGATCTTACAGGGCGTTTCGGGCCATTGA